From the Anguilla anguilla isolate fAngAng1 chromosome 8, fAngAng1.pri, whole genome shotgun sequence genome, one window contains:
- the LOC118234229 gene encoding basic proline-rich protein-like, protein MTIMMLHQLGRGFPSIPPTSLSLALSPLLSVPTNSSISSCTKFSIFTLNTFPTTSSICCLTTVHANWSIPSFVFLSTTSCLFSFNTSPPTTTFASTVSISTLTTNSISTCSTVVFVSTITTISSIVTLSTFSSNTTISSFTIFYSISTLITICSISTLTTIACISSFAIFYSISTLITFCSISTFTTFACISTLNPCPPSSPPPPSPPSPPSPPLPPSPPSPPLPPSPPSPPSPPPPSPPSPPSPPSAPFPPSPRSPPSTPSLPSPPPSPFPPSPPSAPSPPSPPSPPSAPSPPSPVFPPSPPSSAFPPSPPSPASPPSPPSPSPPSPPSSAFPPSPPSPASPPSPPSPPSPPLPASPPSPPSPPSPLSPPSPPSPAFPPSPPSPSPPSPPSAPSPPSPPCPASPPSPPSAPSPPSPPSPASPPSAPSPPSPPSPPSAPFPPSPPSAPSPPSPPSPPSAPSPPSPVFPPSPPFSAFPPSPPSAPSPPSPPSPPSAPSPTSPVFPPSPPPSAFPPSPPSPASPPSPPSPSPPSPLSPAFPPSPPSPASPPSPPSAPFPASPPSPPSPPSPPSPPSPPLPASPPSPPSPTSPLSPPSPPSPAFPPSPPSPSPPSPLSPAAPPSPASPPSPPSPAFPPSPPSSAFPPSPPSPASPPSPPSPSPPSPPSPPSAPSPPSPVFPPSPPSSAFPPSPPSPASPPSPPSPSPPSPPSSAFPPSPPSPASPPSPPSPPSPPLPASPPSPPSPPSPLSPPSPPSPAFPPSPPSPSPPSPPSAPSPPSPPCPASPPSPPSAPSPPSPPSPASPPSAPSPPSPPSPPPPSPPSPPSPAFPPSPPSPSPPSPPSAPSPPSPPCPASPPSPPSAPSPPSPPSPASPPSAPSPPSP, encoded by the exons ATGACAATCATGATGCTTCATCAGCTTGGAAGGGGGTTTCCCTCCATTCCTcccacttctctctccctcgctctctctcccctcctctccgtCCCTACCAACTCTTCCATCTCCTCCTGCACCAAATTTTCCATCTTCACTCTCAATACCTTTCCCACCACTTCTTCCATCTGCTGCCTGACCACTGTCCACGCCAACTGGTCCATCCCTTCCTTCGTCTTCCTCAGCACGACCTCTTGCCTCTTCTCCTtcaacacctccccccccaccactaccTTCGCCTCCACCGTctccatttccaccctcaccaccaacTCCATTTCTACCTGCTCTACTGTAGTTTTTGTCTCCACCATTACCACCATCTCCTCTATTGTCAccctctccaccttctcttccaaCACCACAATTTCCTCCTTCACCATTTTCTACTCCATTTCCACCCTCATCACCATCTGctccatttccaccctcaccaccattGCCTGCATTTCCTCCTTCGCCATTTTCTACTCCATTTCCACCCTCATCACCTTCTGCTCCATTTCCACCTTCACCACCTTCGcctgcatttccaccctca ACCCCTGCCCACCTTCttccccacctccaccctcaccaccttcccctCCATCACCACCCTTAccaccttcccctccatctccacccttaccaccttcccctccatctccaccctcaccac caccaccttctcctccatctccaccctcaccaccgtCTGctccatttccaccctcaccacgtTCTCCTCCATCTACACCTTCACTACCGTCACCTCCACCGTCTCCATTTCCACCATcaccaccttctgctccatctccaccctcaccaccttctcctccatctgcaccctcaccaccttctcctgtatttccaccctcaccaccttcttctgcatttccaccctcaccaccttcccctgcatctccaccttcaccaccttctccatctccaccctcaccaccttcttctgcatttccaccctcaccaccatcccctgcatctccaccctcaccaccttcccctccatctccacccttaccagcttcccctccatctccaccctcaccaccttcccctctatctccaccctcaccaccatcccctgcatttccaccctcaccaccttctccatctccaccctcaccaccttctgctccatctccaccctcaccaccatgccctgcatctccaccctcaccaccttctgctccatctccaccttcaccaccttcccctgcatctccaccctcagcaccttcccctccatctccaccctcaccaccgtCTGctccatttccaccctcaccaccttctgctccatctccaccctcaccaccttctcctccatctgcaccctcaccaccttctcctgtatttccaccctcaccacctttttctgcatttccaccctcaccaccttctgctccatcgccaccctcaccaccttctcctccatctgcaCCCTCACCAACTTCTCCTgtatttccaccctcaccaccaccttctgcatttccaccctcaccaccttcccctgcatctccaccttcaccaccttctccatctccaccctcaccacttTCCCCTGCATTTCCACCATCACCGCCTTcccctgcatctccaccctcaccaccttctgctccatTTCCTGCCTCAccaccttcccctccatctccaccctcaccaccttcccctccatctccacccttaccagcttcccctccatctccaccctcaccaacTTCCCCTctatctccaccctcaccaccatcccctgcatttccaccctcaccaccttctccatctccaccctcaccactttcccctgcagctccaccc tcccctgcatctccaccctcaccaccttcccctgcatttccaccctcaccaccttcttctgcatttccaccctcaccaccttcccctgcatctccaccttcaccaccttctccatctccaccctcaccaccttctcctccatctgcaccctcaccaccttctcctgtatttccaccctcaccaccttcttctgcatttccaccctcaccaccttcccctgcatctccaccttcaccaccttctccatctccaccctcaccaccttcttctgcatttccaccctcaccaccatcccctgcatctccaccctcaccaccttcccctccatctccacccttaccagcttcccctccatctccaccctcaccaccttcccctctatctccaccctcaccaccatcccctgcatttccaccctcaccaccttctccatctccaccctcaccaccttctgctccatctccaccctcaccaccatgccctgcatctccaccctcaccaccttctgctccatctccaccttcaccaccttcccctgcatctccaccctcagcaccttcccctccatctccaccctcaccac